AAAAACGGAGCGTCATTAAGATTCCACAACGGAATTTCTCCTGCAATCCGTCCAGTGGCGCCCCCTCCAGCAGAGTTCATACTTACCCCAGGGGGTTACAAGGCAAAGGGCGGCACTGCGTTTCATCCACTGACCAAAGACAACGGTATCCCGCGGGCTGAGAGATGACTCCCCTATTTATTGTATCTTTTTTCCCCTCAGACAATCACTGACCCACATATACTATTTTTCCATAACTTTTCATtctcaatggggggggggggggttgattttAACTAGCAAAAGGTTTCCCGGTTTCTTCCTTGCCTCTGTAAGTCCTCTTCCCGTGTGTGAAGGGGAGGTATCTGTACTTGACCATATGCTGAAAGTAGGACAAGAAAAATTAAATGAGCCACATCCACATGATTCACTGAATTCTCAGTGAAACATCTTGAAGATTGACTAGCATGATTAACTACAGATACATATCAAGAGCAGAGGAATTAACTAGGATTGTATGACTGCGATACATTTAGCTTTGAATTGCCTGATACAACTATATATCATGCAGAGTAAGCAGCAGCGTCACTGGGTTTCCCATACCTTGATCTGCCTCTTCATGGTGATGCAGAAAAGCATGATGAAGTACATTACAAGTATGGGCCAGAACACTGGCACATTGAAGGCTTCAAAGAACGTGCAAATCATGGCGATGACGATGCCTTTTGTTGCCGAATGCCTGAAGACATAAAAGAAAAACACATGTACACATCAACAAAAAAGTCAGCGTTAATGATAGCAAGTTCCTTtcctgtagatagtggtataatAAAAAGCACAAGTAAACTACAAAGCTAAGAACGAGAGATTTCTGTTTCCTACCATCCAAATAAGTATGGGCAACAACATACTTGTAAGTGCCACCTCCAGTACATATTAGCATTGTTGTTATAGGTTCAGGTGGAGAATGAAATGGCCTTGATAGTAAGGAAAGTATGTACAACAATACAGCTCTGCACTGGAAAGCTAAAAGTCCATAGAGCAATCCTAGAAATAAGAAATAATGGGCACAAATGATGCACAAGCCTGTAACTCAGTCCAGTTCAGTGAAAGGCCAAGCTAGAAATGGTGTGGTCCTTGGGGGCTCTCACCAGAATTTGAATTCAGGCAACCTCCTGATGAACGGACGGAACTCCTCGTTCTGCTTGGTGGGGAGCGCCGGGCCCTCATCTACAGGTGAATGGAGGGGGAGCAAAGTTACAGCGAGGAGCACTTTGCTAGCCAATCAAATGGACTCAAAACAAGAACAGTGACTACAGAGTTTCAAAACGGATCTAAATAGCATCCCGATAAGAGCACTGGTGTAGACACTTTGCATTCGGTTTTAAATACCAAAATGTCACTAAAGGCAGTATTTACATAGTAACCCAAGAGCTTCCAAACAAATACCTTTCTAAGTTACTCTCATCACATTGAAAGGAAAGGAGCTCTCCAATATCTTGTTTTTCTAGTGTAGGAgttcttaaactttttcagcCCAAATTAGAAATTCTGTTTACCTGGGACCCAAGCTTATGAAAACATG
This genomic stretch from Oncorhynchus kisutch isolate 150728-3 linkage group LG24, Okis_V2, whole genome shotgun sequence harbors:
- the LOC109886336 gene encoding protein RER1 isoform X1, with translation MSEGDSVGESIHGKPSTIGSFFTRVGQIYQSWLDRSTPFSIGRWGVTLSLTAIYMIRVYILQGWYIVTYALGIYHLNLFIAFLSPKVDPSMLDEDEGPALPTKQNEEFRPFIRRLPEFKFWHSATKGIVIAMICTFFEAFNVPVFWPILVMYFIMLFCITMKRQIKHMVKYRYLPFTHGKRTYRGKEETGKPFAS